Proteins encoded by one window of bacterium:
- a CDS encoding GNAT family N-acetyltransferase, translated as MEIIIKKASLKDASDILHVQMAAFESEGKLYNDFTISPLVETIEQVVKDFDTHIILKSVLNNGQLVGSVRGVMQGDICWLSRLSVLPEYQKKGIGTNLMLEIEKCFPKACRYELAAGSKSYGNINLYKKLGYEPLEEIKKNNVILLRMGKTSKKEIKNGF; from the coding sequence ATGGAAATAATTATTAAAAAAGCATCTTTAAAAGATGCGTCTGATATTTTGCATGTTCAAATGGCTGCTTTTGAAAGTGAAGGAAAGTTGTATAACGATTTTACTATTTCTCCTCTCGTTGAGACTATTGAACAGGTTGTTAAGGATTTTGATACACATATTATTCTTAAATCTGTTTTAAATAATGGTCAGTTGGTAGGTTCTGTTAGGGGAGTTATGCAGGGAGATATCTGTTGGTTGAGCAGGTTATCTGTTCTACCTGAATACCAAAAAAAAGGGATTGGAACAAATCTTATGCTTGAAATAGAAAAATGTTTCCCTAAGGCTTGTAGGTATGAGTTGGCGGCTGGGAGCAAAAGTTATGGGAATATAAACCTTTATAAAAAACTTGGGTATGAACCGTTAGAGGAGATAAAAAAGAATAATGTAATATTATTGCGTATGGGTAAAACTTCTAAAAAGGAGATAAAAAATGGATTTTGA
- the lepB gene encoding signal peptidase I, translating into MKKTRIIRLVVIAIFLFLIRLYVVQGFKTFGKSMEPTYMDGSFIFVDKLTYKVRTPRRGEVIVFRTKEKPYLYFEKRVLGLAGEKIEIKDGNLFVNDKQEVEEYLSEKNSWDVEPFVVRQGCVFVAGDNRSMPHKFHLLTQVDIKNIIGRVIGGK; encoded by the coding sequence ATGAAGAAAACGAGAATAATTAGGCTTGTTGTAATAGCAATATTTCTGTTTCTTATAAGGTTGTACGTTGTGCAGGGGTTCAAAACTTTTGGTAAGAGTATGGAACCAACTTATATGGATGGAAGTTTTATTTTTGTTGATAAATTGACGTACAAGGTGCGAACTCCACGTAGAGGAGAAGTTATTGTTTTTAGGACAAAAGAGAAACCATACTTATATTTTGAGAAGAGGGTTTTGGGGTTGGCTGGAGAGAAGATTGAAATAAAAGACGGTAATCTTTTTGTTAACGACAAACAAGAGGTAGAAGAGTATTTATCTGAAAAGAATAGTTGGGATGTTGAGCCATTTGTAGTAAGGCAGGGTTGTGTGTTTGTGGCTGGAGATAATAGAAGTATGCCTCATAAGTTTCATTTATTGACTCAGGTTGATATTAAAAATATTATAGGTCGGGTTATTGGAGGTAAATGA
- a CDS encoding site-specific DNA-methyltransferase has protein sequence MQKPYYNKPDFTLYNADSLKLMKEFPENFFDMIFADPPYFLSGGTFTCQNGKMVSVKKGEWDIGNGKKENFEFHLSWIKECRRILKPNGTIWVSGTYHSIYQCGFALELQEFHFLNDIAWFKPNASPNLSCRFFTASHETLIWARKEKKVKHTFNYKDMVEWDDNYQKNVKCKYCGKSNRYEILHEKDKQMRSVWAINTPKRIEKTFGKHPTQKSLEVLKRIVIASTNKGDLILDPFTGSSTTGLAAYLFGRKFIGIDNEKPFLDLSIKRFEELDKNMKNKSKNR, from the coding sequence ATGCAAAAACCATACTATAATAAACCTGATTTCACTCTGTATAATGCCGATTCTTTGAAGTTAATGAAAGAATTTCCTGAAAATTTTTTTGATATGATTTTTGCCGACCCACCTTATTTTTTATCTGGCGGAACTTTTACTTGTCAAAACGGGAAAATGGTAAGCGTCAAAAAAGGTGAATGGGATATTGGCAATGGGAAAAAAGAAAATTTTGAGTTTCATCTTTCCTGGATTAAAGAATGTCGTCGTATTTTAAAACCAAATGGAACAATTTGGGTTAGTGGAACGTATCACTCAATTTACCAGTGTGGTTTTGCTTTGGAACTACAAGAATTCCATTTTTTAAATGATATTGCGTGGTTTAAGCCAAATGCATCACCTAATTTAAGTTGTCGTTTTTTTACTGCTAGCCACGAAACTTTAATTTGGGCAAGGAAAGAAAAGAAAGTAAAGCATACTTTCAATTATAAAGATATGGTTGAATGGGATGATAACTATCAAAAAAATGTTAAGTGTAAATATTGCGGTAAAAGCAATCGTTATGAGATTTTGCATGAAAAAGATAAGCAAATGCGTAGCGTTTGGGCAATAAATACCCCAAAAAGAATTGAAAAAACTTTTGGGAAGCACCCAACACAAAAATCATTAGAAGTACTAAAAAGAATTGTTATAGCAAGCACAAATAAAGGGGATTTAATTTTGGACCCATTTACTGGAAGTTCAACAACGGGGTTAGCAGCTTATTTATTTGGCAGAAAGTTTATCGGGATCGATAATGAAAAACCGTTTCTTGATTTATCAATAAAGAGATTTGAAGAATTGGATAAAAATATGAAAAACAAGAGTAAGAATAGATGA
- a CDS encoding type II restriction endonuclease, which yields MKKISFYETTLNCNTEDQVFSFLISNLKPSNTIWSYFVNWEKVFTNTKQIEIALNNLNYLIGKDDFDKEFKFLLKENPNIAKVIPALVVRDGRNTKKFKILVDFQSKKLIYEDYDFSKTDISDKDIEKYLHFVQETGLKYLITDNKIKNLVDYMIGVEAGLDSNGRKNRGGHAMENIVEVFIKDVCAKSNFKYLKEANAAKIKKEFCYDVPVDKSSRRYDFVIYNGKELFIIETNFYGGGGSKLKSTAGEYRTLFDVLNGKYKFLWITDGMGWKTTTKPLRETFNHNDYLFNLAMLEKGVLEFLLNQTYE from the coding sequence ATGAAAAAAATATCTTTTTATGAAACAACCTTAAATTGCAACACAGAAGATCAGGTCTTTAGTTTTCTGATATCAAATTTAAAGCCAAGTAATACAATTTGGTCATATTTTGTTAACTGGGAAAAAGTCTTTACCAATACGAAGCAAATAGAGATTGCTTTAAATAACTTGAATTATTTGATTGGGAAAGATGATTTTGATAAGGAATTTAAGTTTTTATTGAAAGAAAACCCAAACATTGCAAAAGTCATCCCTGCTTTAGTAGTACGAGATGGTAGGAATACTAAAAAATTTAAAATTCTTGTAGATTTTCAAAGCAAGAAACTTATTTATGAAGATTATGATTTTTCTAAAACAGATATTTCTGATAAAGATATAGAAAAGTATTTACATTTTGTACAAGAAACAGGGCTCAAATATTTAATTACTGATAATAAAATTAAAAATTTAGTAGATTATATGATTGGCGTTGAAGCAGGGCTTGATAGTAATGGAAGGAAGAATCGAGGCGGGCATGCAATGGAAAATATCGTTGAAGTTTTTATTAAAGATGTTTGTGCGAAAAGTAATTTCAAGTATCTAAAAGAAGCAAACGCTGCAAAGATTAAAAAAGAGTTTTGCTATGATGTGCCCGTTGATAAATCTTCTCGTCGTTATGATTTTGTTATTTACAATGGTAAAGAATTATTTATCATTGAAACAAATTTTTATGGCGGTGGTGGTTCAAAATTAAAATCTACTGCTGGAGAGTATAGAACTTTGTTTGATGTTTTAAATGGAAAATACAAGTTTTTATGGATTACCGACGGAATGGGTTGGAAAACAACTACAAAACCTTTACGTGAAACTTTTAATCATAATGATTACCTCTTTAATCTTGCTATGCTTGAAAAAGGTGTTTTGGAATTTTTGTTGAACCAAACTTATGAATAA
- a CDS encoding amidohydrolase family protein — protein sequence MLFDINTATGHWPFRQIPNENISELKTLLTDKGITKAAVVNTNGVFYKNCHDANLELANQISKYPDFFTGIATLNPLYPKWEKDLQDCSTQLKMKGLRLVPQYHNYNLNQACATEIVTVATELNIPIFIPSRLVDVRQRHWMDTQTTLTVDEIGALSLIVPNSRIVITECYVYPSQLKKLDGTIKYPNLYFEISRLSSAYGQEIAQIAELIGQDHLFFGTGAPFKEVTSALIKLNVMKCPEQTREQISYQNAQKLFNIN from the coding sequence ATGCTTTTTGATATAAACACAGCAACAGGTCACTGGCCTTTCAGGCAAATTCCTAACGAGAACATTTCAGAGTTAAAAACACTTTTAACAGATAAAGGTATCACAAAGGCAGCAGTTGTAAACACCAACGGAGTATTTTATAAAAACTGTCACGATGCCAACCTTGAACTGGCAAACCAAATATCAAAATATCCTGATTTCTTCACAGGTATTGCTACATTAAACCCATTATATCCTAAATGGGAAAAAGATTTACAGGATTGTTCAACACAACTCAAAATGAAAGGGCTTCGGTTGGTACCACAATACCACAACTATAACTTAAACCAAGCTTGCGCAACAGAGATAGTTACAGTTGCAACAGAACTTAATATCCCTATATTTATTCCTTCAAGATTGGTTGATGTAAGACAGAGACATTGGATGGACACACAAACAACCCTAACAGTAGACGAGATAGGCGCTCTATCTCTTATTGTTCCAAATTCAAGAATAGTTATAACAGAATGTTATGTATATCCTTCACAACTCAAAAAATTAGATGGCACTATTAAATACCCAAATTTATATTTTGAAATTTCAAGATTATCTTCTGCTTACGGGCAAGAGATTGCACAGATTGCAGAACTTATTGGTCAAGACCACCTGTTTTTTGGTACTGGCGCACCCTTTAAAGAAGTAACATCAGCGTTAATTAAACTAAACGTAATGAAATGTCCAGAGCAGACAAGAGAACAAATATCATACCAAAACGCACAAAAACTTTTTAATATAAATTAA
- a CDS encoding amidohydrolase family protein, with translation MGKELHQTFWEIKKYKSIDFHNHIRLKNKVLDLESAKSLLNAADTLGIEKICVSRPLTPDSPSPSDVTTVNNAVLEAMKFSERFIGFCFLNPGYIQESLKEMERCIIKGNMAGVKLYHQYLVCDPALTPVMSYAAELGVPVLMHSGKLTNPKDIKLQTRLSNSSHFIKAVKMFPNTIIVQGHIGGGGDWEWTLRVLEDLEKNAKFYIDTSGSVIDTGIVKKTVKTLGEDRVLFATDGSMDEGVGKVLDAKLSEKQLRKIFSGNFNNILKERR, from the coding sequence ATGGGAAAAGAACTGCACCAAACATTTTGGGAAATAAAAAAATATAAATCAATAGATTTCCATAACCATATCAGGTTGAAAAACAAAGTTTTAGACCTCGAATCTGCTAAATCACTACTAAACGCCGCTGATACTCTCGGTATTGAAAAGATTTGCGTTTCCCGCCCCTTAACACCTGATTCTCCTTCACCAAGCGACGTTACAACAGTAAACAATGCCGTATTGGAAGCTATGAAGTTTTCAGAAAGATTTATAGGGTTCTGTTTTTTAAATCCCGGTTACATACAAGAAAGTCTTAAAGAGATGGAAAGATGTATTATAAAAGGAAATATGGCTGGAGTAAAATTATACCACCAATACCTTGTATGCGACCCGGCGTTAACCCCTGTTATGTCGTATGCCGCAGAGTTGGGGGTACCTGTTTTAATGCATTCAGGCAAACTAACAAACCCTAAAGATATAAAATTACAAACACGTTTAAGCAATTCAAGCCATTTTATAAAAGCAGTCAAGATGTTTCCTAACACCATAATTGTGCAGGGACACATAGGAGGAGGTGGCGATTGGGAGTGGACTCTTAGAGTTTTAGAAGACCTTGAAAAAAATGCAAAATTTTATATAGATACAAGCGGTAGCGTAATAGACACAGGTATAGTAAAAAAGACAGTCAAAACACTTGGTGAAGACCGAGTTTTGTTTGCAACAGACGGTTCTATGGATGAAGGTGTTGGGAAAGTTCTTGATGCAAAACTATCCGAAAAACAACTAAGAAAAATATTTTCTGGAAATTTTAATAACATTCTTAAAGAGCGGAGGTAA